The nucleotide sequence CGCCTTGCCGGCGAAGGTCTCCTCGACCGTGCAGCCGGGGACGCAGGTGTGCCCCTGGCCGGCGCGCGCGAACTCGCGGTCGCAGCGCGGGCACGTCCACCGGGTCGGCATGCCGTCCAGGATGGCACTCACAGTGCCGATCGGTGCCAATCCGACCACAGTCACGGCCGAATGACTTCGTGGCAACGGTTACGTGTCGCTTGGGGGTCGGCCTGCTTTTGGGCGGCTTCTCACAGCGCCGCCGGGCCGAGCGCCGGGATGGTGGCGGCCGCGTGCACCAGCTGCCGGGCCGCCTCGCCCGCGGCCTTCCGCTGCGCCGGCGGCAGCTTGTCCAGCAGCGCGCCCAGCGCGGCCTGCCGCCGCTCGAGCATCCGCGCCACGATCTCGTGCCCGGTTTCGGTGACCTCCAGCGTGACGACGCTGCGGTTGCCGGGGCTGCGGCCGCGAGCCACGTGGCCGAGGGCTTCCAGGCGGTCGGCCAGCCGCGTCACCGAGGACGCGTTGACGCCCATCGCCGCCGCCAGCTGCGAGCTCGGGACCCGGCCGAGGCGGTCGAGGATCAGCAGCAGCCGCGTCTGCGGGAACGACACCTCCGGCGGCGCCGCGTGCGCGCACTCCCACGCGATCCCGACCAGGACCACGGTGAGGTTGTCGAGGGCGGCCACGTCCGGGCCGGCGTCTTCGAGGGTTTGCATGGCGCAATACTTGCCAGTCGCAAGAGCATCGGTCAAGATGGACATCCCCGGCGTTCGCCGCGGTGTCCGGCCGGCTCGGCCGTCGCTTCCTTTTTTCGTGGCCGATGGCTGTCCGCTGCACTGATTCCGTTGGCACGTGAGACATTCATAAGGATTTCGCTGAACCTCCGCGTGACGGCATCCGTGTTCCCGGTACCGAACTGCCATCAGAAGGAGGAACCATGCCGGATCACCGTGGCATGACCGGCCGCGCCAAGGCCCGGACCGCGCTGGTCGTCGTGGCCACGCTCGCCGTGGTCGGCATCGGC is from Amycolatopsis mediterranei and encodes:
- a CDS encoding MarR family winged helix-turn-helix transcriptional regulator, whose translation is MQTLEDAGPDVAALDNLTVVLVGIAWECAHAAPPEVSFPQTRLLLILDRLGRVPSSQLAAAMGVNASSVTRLADRLEALGHVARGRSPGNRSVVTLEVTETGHEIVARMLERRQAALGALLDKLPPAQRKAAGEAARQLVHAAATIPALGPAAL